A DNA window from Danio aesculapii chromosome 1, fDanAes4.1, whole genome shotgun sequence contains the following coding sequences:
- the LOC130221963 gene encoding zinc finger protein 501-like isoform X2 — translation MLSMEVQMDVSCCKSVGTDLSMLDIEDFISQICQLKKEVASLEAKLTERGEKLQPERQDLLCGVRAQRSRDTQNSELSLTLLCYTDAQDHQSSEPNAGEQLTTLKMCSVRLEDCRNLIQSTENTTEEEEDQREEDGDNNENAKDDDEDEKNDDDDDDFIPADDNIASSDEEAPLTSKDELKAKKSFSCTSCGKTFACQSYLLIHEKKHSEPEVFTCWKCRKTFPTLQEKKLHVQEHLAEKEFHCEQCGKDFLFSSHLKAHIKTHSGELRVQCGECSKSFSTKGNLEVHKRIHTGERPYKCPHCKKSFNYKSYMKNHIRIHTNERPYQCSECGKTFKTTNSLNSHLKFHSEEKPHQCKYCDKRFRQKSNLNVHERTHTGEKPYLCAECGMSFITTTHLIAHQRIHTGEKPYLCNICGRSFNKQIIFINHMRTHTGERPYKCSHCDKTFARSDVLKTHERVHTGEKPYRCSICEERFAYLGSFLSHQKKHGGERVDA, via the exons ATGTTGAGCATGGAAGTGCAGATGGACGTGAGCTGCTGTAAATCAGTAGGAACTGATCTGTCCATGCTGGATATTGAGGATTTCATTAGTCAAATCTGTCAGCTGAAGAAAGAGGTGGCGTCGCTGGAGGCCAAGCTGACAGAAAGAGGAGAGAAACTCCAGCCAGAG CGTCAGGATTTGCTGTGCGGCGTCAGAGCTCAGAGATCCAGAGACACGCAGAACTCAGAGCTCAGCCTGACTTTACTCTGTTATACTGACGCTCAGGATCATCAGAGCTCTGAGCCAAACGCTGGAGAACAGCTGACCACCCTGAAGATGTGCTCCGTCAGACTGGAGGACTGCAGGAACCTGATCCAGAGCACAGAAAATACcacagaagaagaggaagatCAGAGAGAGGAGGATGGTGATAATAACGAAAATGcaaaagatgatgatgaagatgagaaaaatgatgatgatgatgatgattttattcCTGCAG ATGACAACATTGCATCGTCTGATGAAGAAGCGCCTTTAACTTCAAAAGATGAGCTGAAGGCCAAGAAGAGTTTCTCCTGCACCTCCTGTGGAAAAACATTCGCCTGTCAAAGTTATTTATTGATTCACGAAAAAAAACACTCAGAACCGGAAGTCTTCACCTGCTGGAAATGTCGTAAGACTTTTCCTACATTACAGGAGAAAAAACTTCATGTACAAGAGCATCTGGCAGAAAAGGAGTTTCACTGTGAACAGTGCGGGAAGgactttttattttcttctcaCCTAAAAGCTCATATAAAGACACACAGCGGTGAACTGCGTGTCCAGTGCGGCGAATGCAGCAAATCATTCAGCACCAAAGGCAACCTGGAGGTTCATAAGAGAATCCACACAGGTGAACGCCCGTATAAATGCCCTCACTGCAAGAAGAGTTTTAACTACAAATCCTACATGAAGAACCACATCCGCATTCACACCAATGAGAGGCCGTACCAGTGCAGCGAGTGCGGAAAAACCTTCAAAACAACCAACTCTCTAAACTCACATCTAAAATTCCACTCTGAGGAAAAACCTCATCAGTGCAAATACTGCGACAAACGATTCCGGCAGAAATCAAATCTGAATGTCcatgagaggactcacactggagagaaaccgtacctGTGTGCCGAATGCGGGATGAGTTTTATTACCACGACACATTTAATTGCTCACCagagaatccacactggagaaaaaccgtaCCTGTGCAACATCTGTGGGCGGAGTTTCAATAAGCAAATCATCTTTATAAACCACatgaggactcacactggagaaagaCCCTATaaatgttcacactgcgacaagacgTTTGCTCGATCTGATGTGCTGAAGACCCACGAGAgggttcacaccggagagaaaccgtaccGCTGCTCCATCTGCGAAGAGAGGTTTGCGTATTTAGGAAGTTTTCTGAGCCACCAGAAGAAACATGGAGGAGAACGAGTGGATGCGTAG
- the LOC130221943 gene encoding zinc finger protein 501, with product METMMLSVEVQMDMSCCKSVGTDLSMLDIEDFISQICQLKKEVASLEAKLRERGEKLQPEHQDLLCGVRDQRSRDSQNSELSLTLLCYTDAQDHQSSEPNAGEQQTNLKMCSVRLEDCRNLIQSTENTTEEEDQREQEEEDDDGDNDKDGKDDNDGNEDDGDDDHEDNGNDENDDEFIPADDNVESSDEEAPLTSKDKQKARKSFSCTSCKKTFTSESLLLVHEKKHLEPKVFTCRSCNKCFPTLKEKRRHLKEHLEKKEFHCEQCGMDFLLSCQLKAHMKTHSGELRVQCGECSKSFSTKGNLEAHKRIHTGERPYKCPHCEMSFNHGSHLKKHVRIHTNDKPYKCSECGKTFTTSSSLNSHLKFHSEEKPHQCKYCDKRFRQKSALTSHEKTHSGEKPYLCAECGKSFITTTHLTAHQRIHTGEKPYLCNICGRSFNKQIIFINHMRTHTGERPYKCSHCDKTFARSDVLKTHERVHTGEKPYRCSICEERFAYLGSFLSHQKKHGGERVDALN from the exons ATGGAAACGATG ATGTTGAGCGTGGAAGTGCAGATGGACATGAGCTGCTGTAAATCAGTAGGAACTGATCTGTCCATGCTGGATATTGAGGATTTCATTAGTCAAATCTGTCAGCTGAAGAAAGAGGTGGCGTCGCTGGAGGCCAAGCTGAGAGAAAGAGGAGAGAAACTCCAGCCAGAG CATCAGGATTTACTGTGCGGTGTCAGAGATCAGAGATCCAGAGACTCGCAGAACTCAGAGCTCAGCCTGACTTTACTCTGTTATACTGACGCTCAGGATCATCAGAGCTCTGAGCCAAACGCTGGAGAACAGCAGACCAACCTGAAGATGTGCTCCGTCAGACTGGAGGACTGCAGGAACCTGATCCAGAGCACAGAAAACACCACAGAAGAAGAAGATCAGAGAGAGCAGGAGGaggaagatgatgatggtgataatgATAAAGATGGGAAAGATGATAATGATGGAAATgaggatgatggtgatgatgatcaTGAAGATAATGGCaatgatgaaaatgatgatgaatTCATTCCTGCAG ATGACAACGTTGAATCGTCTGATGAAGAAGCTCCTTTGACTTCGAAAGATAAGCAGAAGGCCAGGAAGAGTTTCTCCTGCACCTCCTGCAAGAAAACATTCACCTCTGAAAGTTTGTTATTGGTTCATGAAAAAAAACACTTAGAACCGAAGGTCTTCACCTGCAGGAGTTGTAATAAATGCTTTCCCACTTTAAAGGAGAAAAGACGTCACCTGAAAGAGCATCTGGAGAAAAAGGAGTTTCACTGTGAACAGTGCGGGATGGACTTTTTATTGTCTTGTCAACTAAAAGCTCACATGAAGACACACAGCGGTGAACTGCGTGTCCAGTGCGGCGAATGCAGCAAATCATTCAGCACCAAAGGGAACCTGGAGGCTCATAAGAGAATCCACACGGGCGAGCGGCCGTATAAATGCCCTCACTGCGAGATGAGCTTTAACCACGGATCCCACTTAAAGAAACACGTCCGCATTCACACCAACGACAAGCCGTACAAGTGCAGCGAGTGCGGAAAAACCTTCACAACCAGCAGCTCTCTAAACTCACATCTAAAGTTCCACTCTGAGGAAAAACCTCATCAGTGCAAATACTGCGACAAACGATTCCGGCAGAAATCAGCTTTGACTTCTCATGAGAAGACTCAcagtggagagaaaccgtacCTGTGCGCCGAATGCGGGAAGAGTTTTATTACCACGACACATTTAACTGCTCACCagagaatccacactggagaaaaaccgtaCCTGTGCAACATCTGTGGGCGGAGTTTCAATAAGCAAATCATCTTTATAAACCACatgaggactcacactggagaaagaCCCTATaaatgttcacactgcgacaagacgTTTGCACGATCTGATGTGCTGAAGACCCACGAGAGGGTTCAtaccggagagaaaccgtaccGCTGCTCCATCTGCGAAGAGAGGTTTGCGTATTTAGGAAGTTTTCTGAGCCACCAGAAGAAACATGGAGGAGAACGAGTGGATGCACTGAATTGA
- the LOC130221963 gene encoding zinc finger protein 501-like isoform X1: MEAIMLSMEVQMDVSCCKSVGTDLSMLDIEDFISQICQLKKEVASLEAKLTERGEKLQPERQDLLCGVRAQRSRDTQNSELSLTLLCYTDAQDHQSSEPNAGEQLTTLKMCSVRLEDCRNLIQSTENTTEEEEDQREEDGDNNENAKDDDEDEKNDDDDDDFIPADDNIASSDEEAPLTSKDELKAKKSFSCTSCGKTFACQSYLLIHEKKHSEPEVFTCWKCRKTFPTLQEKKLHVQEHLAEKEFHCEQCGKDFLFSSHLKAHIKTHSGELRVQCGECSKSFSTKGNLEVHKRIHTGERPYKCPHCKKSFNYKSYMKNHIRIHTNERPYQCSECGKTFKTTNSLNSHLKFHSEEKPHQCKYCDKRFRQKSNLNVHERTHTGEKPYLCAECGMSFITTTHLIAHQRIHTGEKPYLCNICGRSFNKQIIFINHMRTHTGERPYKCSHCDKTFARSDVLKTHERVHTGEKPYRCSICEERFAYLGSFLSHQKKHGGERVDA; the protein is encoded by the exons ATGGAAGCGATT ATGTTGAGCATGGAAGTGCAGATGGACGTGAGCTGCTGTAAATCAGTAGGAACTGATCTGTCCATGCTGGATATTGAGGATTTCATTAGTCAAATCTGTCAGCTGAAGAAAGAGGTGGCGTCGCTGGAGGCCAAGCTGACAGAAAGAGGAGAGAAACTCCAGCCAGAG CGTCAGGATTTGCTGTGCGGCGTCAGAGCTCAGAGATCCAGAGACACGCAGAACTCAGAGCTCAGCCTGACTTTACTCTGTTATACTGACGCTCAGGATCATCAGAGCTCTGAGCCAAACGCTGGAGAACAGCTGACCACCCTGAAGATGTGCTCCGTCAGACTGGAGGACTGCAGGAACCTGATCCAGAGCACAGAAAATACcacagaagaagaggaagatCAGAGAGAGGAGGATGGTGATAATAACGAAAATGcaaaagatgatgatgaagatgagaaaaatgatgatgatgatgatgattttattcCTGCAG ATGACAACATTGCATCGTCTGATGAAGAAGCGCCTTTAACTTCAAAAGATGAGCTGAAGGCCAAGAAGAGTTTCTCCTGCACCTCCTGTGGAAAAACATTCGCCTGTCAAAGTTATTTATTGATTCACGAAAAAAAACACTCAGAACCGGAAGTCTTCACCTGCTGGAAATGTCGTAAGACTTTTCCTACATTACAGGAGAAAAAACTTCATGTACAAGAGCATCTGGCAGAAAAGGAGTTTCACTGTGAACAGTGCGGGAAGgactttttattttcttctcaCCTAAAAGCTCATATAAAGACACACAGCGGTGAACTGCGTGTCCAGTGCGGCGAATGCAGCAAATCATTCAGCACCAAAGGCAACCTGGAGGTTCATAAGAGAATCCACACAGGTGAACGCCCGTATAAATGCCCTCACTGCAAGAAGAGTTTTAACTACAAATCCTACATGAAGAACCACATCCGCATTCACACCAATGAGAGGCCGTACCAGTGCAGCGAGTGCGGAAAAACCTTCAAAACAACCAACTCTCTAAACTCACATCTAAAATTCCACTCTGAGGAAAAACCTCATCAGTGCAAATACTGCGACAAACGATTCCGGCAGAAATCAAATCTGAATGTCcatgagaggactcacactggagagaaaccgtacctGTGTGCCGAATGCGGGATGAGTTTTATTACCACGACACATTTAATTGCTCACCagagaatccacactggagaaaaaccgtaCCTGTGCAACATCTGTGGGCGGAGTTTCAATAAGCAAATCATCTTTATAAACCACatgaggactcacactggagaaagaCCCTATaaatgttcacactgcgacaagacgTTTGCTCGATCTGATGTGCTGAAGACCCACGAGAgggttcacaccggagagaaaccgtaccGCTGCTCCATCTGCGAAGAGAGGTTTGCGTATTTAGGAAGTTTTCTGAGCCACCAGAAGAAACATGGAGGAGAACGAGTGGATGCGTAG